The following coding sequences are from one Gemmobacter sp. window:
- a CDS encoding CoA transferase, protein MTGRVAADFGADVRVARGMRDSFSAAEQAFLDHGKLPAEPGDTAAPDVILGTSDNLMTARVRVLFSAIAGQSDLPVTEFTVMARSGLLDIVGEPGREPLKLSGHQLAYATGLVGYTAMLAGLGRDVPSTLDLSMMETSVWLNWKSAAVAKMSGSASHRKGSGAEWQAVRCADGYVALVYEDADWPAIVALTGSTRLADPAFATKEGRAASVPEIAREIEAGLLSRTRAELRDIALARRLPFGPIWSVDDLPADRHMLARNFFETVDGRTLPRAPVLWNGQPPAATTEG, encoded by the coding sequence ATGACGGGCCGCGTTGCCGCCGACTTCGGTGCCGATGTCCGCGTGGCCCGCGGCATGCGCGACAGCTTCAGCGCGGCCGAACAGGCCTTTCTGGACCACGGCAAACTGCCGGCCGAGCCGGGAGATACGGCCGCGCCCGACGTCATCCTTGGCACCAGCGACAACCTGATGACGGCGCGGGTGCGCGTGCTGTTCAGCGCCATCGCCGGCCAGTCCGACCTTCCGGTCACCGAATTCACCGTGATGGCCCGTTCCGGCCTGCTGGACATCGTTGGCGAGCCAGGGCGCGAGCCGCTCAAGCTTTCGGGGCACCAGCTGGCCTATGCGACGGGTCTTGTCGGCTATACGGCCATGCTGGCCGGGCTGGGGCGCGACGTGCCTTCGACCCTGGATCTGTCGATGATGGAAACCTCGGTCTGGCTGAACTGGAAATCCGCCGCGGTGGCCAAGATGTCGGGCAGCGCCTCGCATCGCAAGGGCTCGGGCGCCGAATGGCAGGCGGTGCGCTGCGCCGATGGCTATGTGGCGCTGGTCTATGAAGATGCCGACTGGCCGGCGATCGTCGCGCTGACCGGCTCGACGCGGCTGGCCGATCCGGCCTTTGCGACCAAGGAGGGCCGCGCCGCCAGCGTGCCCGAAATCGCGCGCGAGATCGAGGCGGGGCTATTGTCGCGCACCCGCGCCGAGCTGCGCGACATCGCGCTTGCCAGGCGCCTGCCGTTCGGCCCGATCTGGAGCGTCGACGATCTTCCCGCCGATCGCCACATGCTTGCCCGCAATTTCTTTGAAACCGTCGACGGACGCACCCTCCCGCGCGCGCCGGTGCTGTGGAACGGACAGCCCCCGGCTGCCACAACTGAAGGCTGA
- a CDS encoding CaiB/BaiF CoA transferase family protein — protein sequence MSSMKSCRVLDLGIITAGAGTSAVLSDLGAEVIKIESPTYRDPFRVWPGVPQKEPTANPISPFFRATNRGKKNIGLNLKDPRGRAIFLQLVDKADIVVENFRRGVLDRLGLGFETLKQVNPDIILASVSSQGEFGPDRDYVSFGSTLEAVGGLADSTGYRGGPPIITGRELNFPDQIAVVYAAGAILTAWQGRRAGRGAVHLDLSQRELTSFLCGEMFAGDRPARDGNADARYPGQGCYLCRDGMWIALSPLPGEAARLCGDGSAPLTDRLGRWAAGHDSAAALAMARAAGIAAAPVSDGLDLLRLGDEWRGAVITAPDGMILKGMPFTCREEAFTVSTEAAEFGADTAEVLSSLAGLGQDALDTLAAEGVIALPARETAEG from the coding sequence ATGAGCAGCATGAAATCCTGCCGGGTTCTCGATCTTGGCATCATCACCGCGGGTGCCGGAACCTCGGCCGTGCTTTCCGATCTTGGTGCCGAGGTGATCAAGATCGAAAGCCCGACCTATCGCGATCCCTTCCGGGTCTGGCCCGGCGTTCCGCAGAAAGAGCCGACGGCCAACCCGATCTCGCCCTTCTTCCGCGCGACGAACCGGGGCAAGAAGAACATCGGCCTCAATCTCAAGGATCCGCGCGGTCGGGCGATTTTCCTGCAACTGGTGGACAAGGCCGATATCGTGGTCGAGAATTTCCGCCGCGGCGTGCTGGACCGGCTGGGTCTGGGGTTCGAGACGCTGAAGCAGGTCAACCCCGACATCATCCTAGCCTCGGTTTCAAGCCAGGGCGAATTCGGCCCCGACCGCGATTATGTCTCGTTCGGCTCGACGCTCGAGGCAGTGGGCGGGCTGGCGGATTCGACCGGCTATCGCGGCGGCCCGCCGATCATCACCGGGCGCGAGCTGAACTTTCCCGACCAGATCGCGGTTGTCTATGCTGCGGGCGCGATCCTGACGGCCTGGCAGGGCCGCAGGGCAGGGCGCGGCGCGGTCCATCTGGATCTGTCGCAGCGCGAGCTGACCAGCTTTCTGTGCGGCGAGATGTTTGCCGGGGATCGCCCGGCCCGCGACGGTAATGCCGATGCGCGCTATCCGGGGCAGGGGTGCTATCTGTGCCGCGACGGCATGTGGATCGCCCTGTCGCCGCTGCCGGGCGAGGCGGCACGGCTGTGCGGCGACGGGTCTGCGCCGCTGACGGACAGGCTGGGCCGCTGGGCCGCCGGCCATGACAGCGCCGCCGCGCTTGCCATGGCCCGCGCGGCCGGGATCGCGGCTGCGCCGGTATCGGACGGGCTGGACCTTTTGCGGCTGGGCGACGAATGGCGCGGCGCCGTCATCACCGCGCCGGACGGGATGATCCTCAAGGGGATGCCCTTTACCTGCCGCGAAGAAGCCTTCACCGTATCGACCGAGGCGGCAGAGTTCGGGGCGGATACCGCCGAGGTTCTGAGCTCGCTTGCCGGGCTTGGCCAGGACGCGCTGGACACGCTTGCCGCCGAGGGGGTGATCGCGCTGCCCGCCCGCGAGACAGCGGAAGGCTAG
- a CDS encoding MmgE/PrpD family protein: MPLAAQLAERATGIRWRDLPDGAAQTACTGFADYGACLFLGLAEPVNTGLRKVFGPVGGGASLYFSHDLCDPAVAAMLNSAAAHASNIDDNALKGSHVSSVLAPAILAEAERIGASGRACVTAYVAGYETWASLVAVEADSYNAAGWHQTTALAPLAVAAAVANLTGMTAADTAQAIGIAASMTGGLVANFNGFVKPMQVGRAARAGIEAAALARNGFISSPLVLEGTGGLFAALSPKQNWSLDRIGSGEWQICAQGLNLKQYPNAATNHRALDGMAELIATHDIRPADVARIVVPITRHQHEVIRSRLPDPPARAPLLMIEPALAALLFGRRLAARDLLPEAIDRPDRAALAARVAIEVIDAPDEDRAPNLGYRSDLQVTLTTGETLVATPSPVALGHFTAPFTRAQLNAKFTGAAIGAGLSNGAGALFEALADLATLDSVAALPRYDAHYRNDERTDGTRC; the protein is encoded by the coding sequence ATGCCTTTGGCGGCACAACTTGCCGAACGCGCGACAGGCATCCGTTGGCGCGACCTGCCGGATGGCGCGGCGCAAACCGCCTGCACCGGCTTTGCCGATTATGGCGCTTGCCTGTTCCTGGGCCTGGCCGAGCCGGTCAACACCGGCTTGCGCAAGGTCTTTGGGCCCGTTGGGGGCGGGGCATCGCTATATTTCTCGCATGACCTGTGCGATCCGGCAGTGGCCGCCATGCTGAACTCGGCGGCGGCCCATGCGTCCAACATCGACGACAATGCGCTCAAGGGCAGCCATGTCTCGTCCGTGCTGGCCCCCGCGATTCTGGCCGAGGCCGAGCGGATCGGGGCCAGCGGCCGCGCCTGCGTCACCGCCTATGTCGCCGGATACGAGACATGGGCCAGCCTGGTCGCGGTCGAGGCGGATTCCTACAATGCCGCCGGCTGGCACCAGACCACCGCCCTTGCGCCGCTGGCCGTTGCTGCGGCGGTGGCCAATCTGACCGGGATGACGGCGGCTGACACCGCGCAGGCGATCGGCATTGCCGCGTCGATGACCGGCGGGCTGGTGGCGAACTTCAACGGCTTCGTGAAGCCGATGCAGGTCGGCCGCGCGGCACGCGCGGGGATCGAGGCGGCGGCGCTGGCGCGCAACGGCTTCATCTCGTCCCCGCTGGTGCTGGAGGGCACGGGCGGCCTGTTTGCCGCGCTGTCGCCCAAGCAGAACTGGTCGCTTGACCGGATCGGGTCCGGCGAATGGCAGATCTGCGCGCAGGGGCTGAACCTAAAGCAATACCCAAATGCCGCCACCAACCACCGGGCGCTGGATGGCATGGCCGAGCTGATCGCCACGCATGACATCCGTCCTGCCGATGTCGCCCGGATCGTGGTGCCGATCACCCGCCACCAGCACGAGGTCATCCGCTCTCGCCTGCCGGACCCACCAGCCCGCGCACCGCTGCTGATGATCGAACCCGCCCTTGCGGCGCTGCTGTTCGGCCGGCGGCTCGCTGCCCGCGACCTGCTGCCCGAGGCCATCGACCGCCCGGACCGGGCCGCCCTGGCGGCACGGGTCGCGATCGAGGTGATCGACGCGCCCGACGAGGATCGGGCGCCGAACCTTGGCTACCGATCGGATCTGCAGGTGACGCTGACGACTGGTGAGACGCTTGTCGCCACGCCCTCGCCGGTTGCGCTTGGCCATTTCACCGCGCCGTTCACCCGCGCGCAGCTCAACGCGAAATTCACCGGCGCCGCCATAGGTGCAGGCCTGTCCAACGGCGCCGGGGCACTGTTCGAGGCGCTTGCCGATCTTGCCACACTCGACAGCGTTGCCGCGCTTCCGCGCTATGACGCCCATTACCGAAACGACGAACGAACGGACGGAACACGATGCTGA